A stretch of Chitinophagaceae bacterium DNA encodes these proteins:
- a CDS encoding 2TM domain-containing protein, translating to MSNQQPAPEGKDPVLWEIAQKRASFKGHAVSYVIVNAFLWGIWFLSAERRHMNFSDYGWDHFPWPLWPTLGWGVGLAFHFAGAYIFPRANSVEREYEKLKNKK from the coding sequence ATGTCAAATCAGCAACCGGCTCCCGAAGGCAAAGACCCCGTTTTATGGGAGATCGCACAAAAAAGAGCAAGTTTCAAAGGTCATGCGGTCAGTTACGTTATTGTAAATGCATTTTTATGGGGCATCTGGTTCTTATCTGCAGAGCGCCGCCATATGAATTTTAGTGATTACGGATGGGATCATTTCCCCTGGCCTTTGTGGCCAACACTCGGCTGGGGTGTAGGGCTGGCCTTTCATTTTGCCGGCGCCTATATTTTTCCCCGGGCCAATTCGGTGGAAAGGGAGTATGAAAAATTAAAAAACAAAAAATAA
- a CDS encoding DUF2269 family protein, giving the protein MNYTYLKLLHLFPVMLFLGNIVTGLFWMRFAVKTRDVKIINFTMKCIINLDRYFTIPGVIIITTAGILTAIYGHFPLLRTGWIFWSIIMFSISGLIFSIKLVPLQKQIYSLTLNKEESAGIDWKNFNNIYFMWDIWGLIALLTPLAAFVMMILKIPQ; this is encoded by the coding sequence ATGAATTACACTTATCTTAAACTGCTACACCTTTTTCCTGTAATGTTATTTTTGGGGAATATTGTTACAGGACTTTTCTGGATGCGTTTTGCAGTAAAAACAAGGGATGTAAAGATCATTAACTTTACTATGAAATGTATTATTAATTTAGACCGATACTTTACTATACCCGGAGTTATAATTATTACTACTGCCGGCATATTAACCGCTATATACGGACACTTCCCTTTATTAAGAACGGGCTGGATATTCTGGTCGATCATCATGTTTTCCATTTCAGGGCTTATTTTTTCGATCAAATTAGTTCCATTACAAAAGCAGATTTACTCACTTACTTTAAATAAGGAAGAATCTGCCGGCATCGACTGGAAAAATTTCAATAATATATATTTTATGTGGGATATCTGGGGCCTTATTGCATTACTAACCCCTCTGGCAGCTTTTGTGATGATGATACTTAAAATTCCGCAATGA
- a CDS encoding transcriptional regulator, whose amino-acid sequence MEFKELDPILHSQLRLAVVSLLISVREAEFTFLKEKTNSTAGNLSVQINKLKDAGYIEVTKQFSNNYPQTICKVTKKGIEAFEAYVNALQSYMNPGGQ is encoded by the coding sequence ATGGAATTTAAAGAACTCGATCCCATATTGCATTCACAGCTCAGGCTTGCCGTGGTAAGCCTGCTCATCAGCGTGCGGGAGGCCGAGTTCACGTTCTTAAAAGAGAAGACAAACTCCACGGCCGGTAACCTGAGTGTGCAGATCAATAAATTAAAGGATGCCGGGTATATTGAAGTGACCAAACAATTCAGCAATAATTATCCGCAAACGATCTGCAAGGTCACCAAAAAAGGGATTGAGGCATTTGAAGCTTATGTAAATGCCCTGCAGAGTTATATGAATCCCGGGGGTCAGTGA
- a CDS encoding ABC transporter ATP-binding protein yields the protein MPAIISVNHLTKQFKEITAVNDLSFTVNEGDVYGFLGQNGAGKSTTIRMLLTLIKPTTGSIRIFGKDLLTHRTGILKQVGAVIEKPDLYKYLSAYDNLALFAKMSGIHPSRSLLLNQLKAVGLEERAFSKVKTFSQGMKQRLGIAVALVHDPKLILLDEPTNGLDPQGIADMRNLILSLSREMGKTILVSSHLLGEIELIATRMLIIHKGKKMVEGNVAELLDPSRTLVQVETTNNETAREKLRHSKWEIYLQPGTGEVQLKMDKDEVPGLVAGLVGMGIQVLSVNPTHSLEDYFLSLTTRPGHVEAFAD from the coding sequence ATGCCAGCAATTATAAGCGTAAACCATCTTACGAAGCAGTTTAAAGAAATCACAGCTGTAAACGATCTCTCGTTTACCGTTAATGAAGGCGATGTATATGGTTTCCTGGGGCAGAATGGCGCCGGTAAATCCACTACCATACGCATGCTGCTTACCCTTATTAAACCCACCACCGGCTCGATCCGTATTTTTGGAAAAGACCTGTTAACCCACCGCACCGGGATATTGAAGCAGGTGGGCGCCGTCATAGAAAAACCCGACCTCTACAAATACCTTTCAGCATACGATAACCTGGCGCTGTTTGCAAAAATGAGCGGTATCCACCCTTCCAGAAGCTTACTGTTAAACCAGTTGAAAGCAGTAGGACTGGAGGAGCGGGCTTTCAGTAAAGTAAAAACATTCAGCCAGGGGATGAAACAAAGACTGGGTATTGCTGTTGCCCTGGTGCATGATCCAAAACTCATTCTGCTGGATGAACCCACCAACGGACTTGATCCACAGGGAATAGCCGATATGCGTAATCTTATCCTTTCCCTTAGCCGGGAGATGGGCAAGACCATCCTTGTATCTTCTCACCTGCTGGGCGAAATTGAACTGATCGCTACCCGTATGCTCATCATTCACAAAGGGAAAAAAATGGTGGAAGGGAATGTAGCGGAGTTGTTAGATCCTTCCCGGACGCTGGTGCAGGTTGAAACCACCAATAATGAAACAGCGAGGGAAAAACTGCGGCATTCAAAATGGGAAATTTATTTACAACCGGGTACGGGTGAGGTACAGCTAAAGATGGATAAGGATGAAGTGCCCGGTCTTGTTGCCGGTCTTGTTGGCATGGGAATACAGGTGCTTTCAGTAAATCCAACCCATTCCCTGGAAGATTATTTTTTATCACTTACAACCCGACCCGGCCATGTGGAAGCTTTTGCAGATTGA
- a CDS encoding ABC transporter permease subunit, giving the protein MWKLLQIELFKIFKKPRTYIAFGAIAAFILLIQLALLVNGKQYLQFVLGFLDDSFEIPYDKINNGYWICFAILNLLLIHVPILVALVAGDIVSGEANMGTLRLLVSKPISRTELILAKFFAAMAYVIVLLAWMALFALGLSIILFGTGDVVVAKSFELHQVEKADVLWRYFSAFGFAALALVLVAALSLLLSVLSDNSIGPIVATVCIIIVCTLISEMQIPLYDKYFKPYLFTTYMLGWKGFFYIGVDADGQTIRGSLQNFPAILKSIGVLVTYIIVFVTASILVFRKKDILS; this is encoded by the coding sequence ATGTGGAAGCTTTTGCAGATTGAACTGTTTAAGATATTTAAAAAACCAAGGACCTATATTGCCTTCGGCGCCATCGCCGCATTCATTTTATTGATACAGCTTGCATTGCTTGTAAATGGCAAACAGTACCTGCAGTTTGTGCTTGGTTTCCTGGATGATTCTTTTGAGATACCGTATGATAAGATCAACAACGGTTACTGGATATGTTTTGCCATACTAAACCTGCTGCTTATTCATGTTCCTATACTGGTGGCATTGGTGGCCGGGGATATTGTTTCCGGCGAAGCCAATATGGGAACGCTTCGCTTACTGGTATCCAAGCCCATCAGCCGTACAGAGCTTATACTGGCAAAATTTTTTGCAGCCATGGCCTATGTTATTGTACTGCTTGCCTGGATGGCCTTGTTTGCACTGGGGCTTAGTATTATTTTATTTGGCACCGGCGATGTGGTGGTGGCCAAATCCTTTGAACTGCACCAGGTTGAAAAGGCCGATGTGTTGTGGCGTTATTTTTCCGCTTTTGGATTTGCTGCGCTGGCGCTGGTACTGGTGGCTGCTTTATCACTGCTGCTGTCTGTCTTGTCGGATAACTCCATCGGCCCCATTGTTGCTACGGTTTGCATCATAATCGTATGCACGCTTATCAGTGAAATGCAGATACCCCTGTATGATAAATACTTTAAGCCGTATTTATTCACTACCTATATGCTGGGCTGGAAGGGATTCTTTTACATCGGGGTAGATGCTGACGGACAGACCATTCGCGGCTCACTGCAGAATTTTCCGGCTATCTTAAAAAGCATCGGGGTGCTGGTAACTTATATCATAGTATTTGTTACAGCATCCATACTTGTATTTCGAAAAAAAGATATACTGTCCTGA
- the pdxA gene encoding 4-hydroxythreonine-4-phosphate dehydrogenase PdxA → MSAFTEHKPVIGITCGDLNGIGIELLIKTLGDSRILDICTPVIFANNKVLNFYRKSLPGYNLNFMSVKDLGRVNHKQLNLYNCWEEEVNINPGILNDIGGQYAIKSLTAAALALKEKKIDGLVTAPIHKNNTQSQQFNFTGHTPYLKNLFGTADVAMMMIAENMRVALLTEHLPVKEVAQTITKESIISKLQVISNSLKRDFNINKPRIAVLGLNPHAGDEGLIGKEEEEIIKPAVKEAKYRDVFCFGPYSADAFFARGQHEKFDAVLAMYHDQGLIPFKSLAIGEGVNYTAGLPGVRTSPDHGVAFDIAGQGKADESSFREAIYKCIDIIVGRHEYDEQHKNPLKKMSSVVIANAVDEKISDIPE, encoded by the coding sequence ATGAGTGCATTTACAGAACACAAGCCCGTTATCGGGATCACCTGCGGGGATCTAAATGGTATTGGTATTGAGCTGTTGATAAAGACCCTGGGCGATAGCCGCATACTGGATATCTGCACACCCGTGATCTTTGCAAACAATAAAGTGCTGAATTTTTACCGGAAGAGCCTTCCGGGTTATAATCTGAATTTCATGAGTGTAAAGGACCTGGGGCGTGTCAATCACAAACAACTGAACCTGTATAATTGCTGGGAAGAAGAAGTGAATATCAACCCCGGCATTTTAAATGATATTGGAGGGCAGTATGCAATAAAAAGTCTGACGGCTGCTGCACTGGCTTTGAAAGAAAAAAAGATCGACGGGCTGGTTACTGCACCCATCCATAAGAACAATACCCAGTCGCAGCAGTTTAATTTCACGGGGCATACCCCGTACCTGAAAAATCTATTCGGTACGGCCGATGTTGCCATGATGATGATCGCCGAGAATATGCGGGTGGCTTTACTGACCGAACATCTCCCCGTAAAAGAGGTGGCGCAAACCATTACCAAAGAAAGCATCATCAGCAAGTTGCAGGTCATCAGCAATTCACTGAAAAGGGATTTTAATATCAACAAACCCCGGATCGCCGTACTGGGTTTAAATCCACATGCCGGCGATGAGGGGCTCATCGGTAAGGAAGAAGAAGAGATCATTAAACCCGCCGTTAAAGAAGCAAAGTACCGGGATGTTTTCTGCTTTGGGCCTTATTCTGCAGATGCTTTTTTTGCAAGAGGTCAACATGAAAAATTTGATGCGGTGCTGGCCATGTACCACGACCAGGGCCTGATCCCCTTTAAATCACTGGCCATTGGTGAAGGCGTGAATTATACAGCGGGCCTCCCGGGTGTGCGGACATCTCCCGATCACGGCGTAGCCTTTGATATTGCCGGCCAGGGCAAGGCGGATGAATCATCTTTCCGGGAAGCCATCTATAAATGCATTGACATTATTGTGGGCCGGCATGAATACGACGAGCAGCACAAAAACCCGCTGAAGAAAATGAGCTCGGTCGTGATCGCCAATGCAGTGGATGAAAAGATCAGCGATATACCGGAATGA
- a CDS encoding T9SS type A sorting domain-containing protein, which produces MKKFCFSAAIVCLAMFSFAQLTVTTNPSSASICSGNSVSITASATPLGYSVSPIANNPYDPTLFATNILVDQLNSILEPLSFGTYDDGRWDNITLPFTFRFYGNTFNAVNISTNGWIGLGSSNSTATGYGVNLPNSFAPNDVIHAITCDLTFAGASNPAVLQYFQVGTAPNRKFVVDYSNIRFFSGSATADVQVVLHETTNVIEIHTTSCTNTAVTKAQGIENSTGTVASVATGRNNTTTWTGMPDAYRFTPDNINFSWSPATGLNTTTGATVVASPSITTTYTVSAVNPANGNNGNTTVTVTVDPASYILAAAAGGAPVCQNISVSPSGTQYRDGNCNLIATITPAGVSPVSNSIFTCVKLDTGANKMGTSSLYLARKYDIEPLLNPYPATSTANITLYYTQTEFNNYNTKATDSGFKLLPTGPADATGISNLLLRQFHGTGTNPTNYTGPSQDFTTATSGFTVTWNATRNWWEVVVPVTSFSGFYITSAPVTVLPITMEYFKGVQQNGKHLLSWKANCSSASVTFEIQRSTNGQHFTGLSSITASQARCSQPFDYTDAKPENGINYYRIKMTDADAKASYSITIQLVLKTKGVDLLGISPNPVTKENAVLRLDAFERSQANIIITDLTGRILRNQAAQLVPGANQVTINTFAMTRGIYHVTVYAPGGSPKTVRLVKQ; this is translated from the coding sequence ATGAAAAAATTCTGCTTTTCAGCGGCAATTGTTTGCCTGGCAATGTTTTCATTTGCCCAGCTTACTGTCACAACAAATCCATCCAGCGCCAGCATCTGTTCCGGAAATTCGGTGAGCATCACTGCTTCTGCAACCCCGTTGGGCTATTCGGTTTCCCCCATTGCAAATAACCCATACGACCCGACACTTTTTGCAACGAACATACTGGTGGATCAATTAAACAGCATCCTGGAGCCATTAAGTTTTGGAACATACGATGATGGCCGTTGGGATAATATAACCCTCCCCTTTACTTTCCGTTTTTATGGCAATACATTCAATGCAGTAAACATCAGTACCAATGGGTGGATCGGGTTGGGCAGCAGCAATTCCACGGCCACGGGGTATGGGGTTAACCTGCCAAATTCCTTTGCACCCAATGATGTTATTCATGCAATTACCTGTGACCTGACTTTTGCCGGAGCATCCAATCCTGCCGTATTGCAATATTTCCAGGTAGGTACCGCACCAAACAGAAAATTTGTAGTTGATTACAGCAATATCCGGTTCTTCAGTGGCTCGGCCACGGCCGACGTACAGGTTGTTTTACACGAAACAACCAATGTCATAGAAATCCATACAACAAGCTGTACCAATACAGCTGTAACCAAGGCCCAGGGCATTGAAAACAGTACCGGCACCGTTGCTTCGGTTGCAACCGGGAGAAATAATACAACTACCTGGACCGGTATGCCGGATGCTTACCGTTTTACCCCGGATAACATAAACTTTAGCTGGTCACCTGCAACGGGTTTAAATACAACAACCGGCGCAACGGTGGTGGCTTCTCCATCCATTACCACTACCTATACGGTCAGTGCTGTAAATCCAGCAAACGGAAACAATGGTAATACCACCGTTACAGTTACCGTTGACCCGGCTTCGTATATATTGGCCGCAGCAGCCGGTGGTGCCCCGGTATGCCAGAACATAAGTGTGTCGCCTTCGGGCACCCAGTACCGCGATGGCAACTGCAATCTTATTGCTACCATTACCCCTGCCGGCGTTTCCCCGGTAAGCAATTCAATATTCACCTGTGTAAAACTGGATACCGGCGCCAACAAAATGGGAACTTCTTCCCTGTACCTGGCAAGGAAATATGATATTGAGCCCCTGCTCAATCCTTATCCTGCCACTTCAACCGCTAATATTACATTATATTATACCCAAACGGAGTTTAACAACTACAATACAAAAGCGACCGACAGCGGATTCAAATTATTACCGACCGGCCCGGCAGATGCCACCGGTATCAGCAATCTGTTGCTGAGGCAATTTCATGGTACCGGTACCAACCCAACCAACTATACCGGGCCATCACAGGATTTTACAACAGCCACCAGCGGTTTTACGGTAACCTGGAATGCAACCCGCAACTGGTGGGAAGTGGTCGTACCGGTAACAAGTTTCTCTGGTTTTTACATCACGAGCGCCCCGGTAACTGTACTGCCCATCACCATGGAATACTTTAAGGGAGTGCAGCAGAACGGGAAACATTTACTCAGCTGGAAAGCAAACTGTTCTTCAGCCAGTGTAACTTTTGAGATACAGCGGAGCACCAACGGACAGCACTTTACCGGCCTTAGCAGCATTACGGCCAGCCAGGCAAGGTGCAGCCAGCCGTTTGACTATACGGATGCTAAGCCAGAGAACGGCATCAACTATTACCGCATTAAAATGACCGATGCCGATGCAAAAGCCTCATACAGCATCACGATCCAGTTGGTTCTGAAAACCAAAGGAGTTGACCTGCTGGGCATTTCACCAAACCCCGTTACAAAAGAGAATGCCGTACTGAGACTGGATGCATTTGAAAGATCACAGGCGAATATCATCATCACGGATCTTACCGGCAGGATCTTACGGAACCAGGCAGCACAACTGGTACCCGGCGCCAACCAGGTTACTATAAATACATTCGCCATGACCAGGGGTATTTATCATGTTACCGTGTACGCCCCGGGTGGATCTCCAAAAACAGTGCGCCTCGTCAAACAATAG
- a CDS encoding T9SS type A sorting domain-containing protein, with amino-acid sequence MKSKFYILTALFFLGQHSFAQHFNPPVEQNSTGYSGTGANIDVVFNRCNWNMNPTVSKLVTGTITTYFKTIAPNVSALSFDLNKTSFNNGSLVVTYHGTTCTRSFPVSGNVNILNITLPSTIVTTGTLDSVSITYSGTPPAVSGQAEGFQRKQDGLGNWYLYSLSESYEDRDWWPCKADMQDKIDSMDINVTVPWTGTDTFWVAAPGVLVDSAINGSNRTFRYKHRYPIASYLVALGVAKYKRYYRGTVNISGINVPVVYYIFPDMAAGTVTTALSRMDVSKTELVEFSNKYGPYPFANEKHGYYQFGWGGGMEHQTFSAMSSGSMTSWSVIAHELGHQWFGDKVTFGTWNHLWLAEGFAKYSEALAAELVPALGVNPATHLSSVKTTARSTSTTPVLLSAASIASSNTIWTASNDNAVYMRGCMIVSMLRAMLGDTRFFQGCRDYLSDPLLAYKSATTADLQRNMENQLFGVDLTPFFNAWVNGSGTPSYTGNYFISGKKIQFRLTQTRNPVGNPFMPMPVVIKIANAAGTYDTSVVIYHHSASQLAYAGTWEGIGTIGQDYITYDLSFIPATITVDPDNKTMATGTLTNVGSPLNNNSISFSATKTITGNQLNLQMAASEPVNKVILLKSKNGTDFTEAGLMNQVNNQPNNYRFTDVLPYPGFTFYRAKIYSGGNVQYSTIIKVQEKINNTITISPNPATDVVNVSFTNNAAIGKVIVRVINPEGKLVMESATNNSFIHFDISNLPAGIYLAQAVQNGQIFAANKFLVHH; translated from the coding sequence ATGAAAAGCAAGTTCTACATTCTTACTGCTTTGTTCTTTTTAGGCCAGCATTCTTTTGCACAGCATTTTAATCCGCCGGTTGAACAAAATTCAACCGGGTACAGCGGAACCGGTGCAAACATTGATGTTGTTTTTAACCGGTGCAACTGGAACATGAATCCAACGGTATCAAAACTGGTTACCGGAACCATCACCACTTATTTTAAAACCATTGCTCCCAATGTTTCGGCATTAAGTTTTGACCTGAATAAAACTTCTTTCAATAACGGTTCGCTGGTGGTTACTTACCACGGCACCACTTGCACAAGGTCATTTCCAGTGAGCGGGAATGTGAATATCCTCAACATCACATTGCCATCAACCATTGTTACCACGGGTACACTGGATTCGGTCAGTATCACATATTCCGGAACACCGCCTGCCGTATCCGGACAGGCAGAAGGATTCCAGCGAAAGCAGGATGGCCTGGGCAACTGGTACCTGTACTCTTTATCTGAATCATACGAAGACAGGGACTGGTGGCCATGCAAGGCAGATATGCAGGACAAGATAGATTCGATGGATATCAATGTTACTGTTCCGTGGACCGGTACCGATACATTCTGGGTAGCCGCTCCGGGGGTGCTGGTTGATTCGGCCATAAACGGATCCAACCGTACATTCAGATACAAACACAGGTATCCCATTGCATCATACCTGGTTGCACTGGGCGTTGCGAAATACAAACGCTATTACCGCGGCACGGTAAACATCAGCGGTATCAATGTACCGGTTGTGTATTATATTTTCCCCGACATGGCTGCAGGAACTGTTACCACGGCACTGAGCCGTATGGATGTATCCAAGACCGAGTTGGTGGAATTCAGCAACAAATACGGGCCTTATCCATTTGCCAATGAAAAACATGGCTATTACCAGTTTGGATGGGGCGGGGGTATGGAGCACCAGACATTTTCTGCCATGAGTTCGGGCAGCATGACCAGCTGGTCGGTAATTGCACATGAGTTGGGCCACCAATGGTTTGGCGATAAAGTTACTTTTGGCACCTGGAACCACCTGTGGCTCGCAGAAGGGTTTGCAAAATATTCTGAAGCCCTGGCAGCCGAACTGGTTCCGGCGCTCGGAGTAAATCCTGCTACCCATTTATCGAGTGTTAAAACAACAGCAAGATCAACCAGTACTACTCCTGTATTGCTAAGCGCAGCAAGTATAGCCAGTTCAAATACGATCTGGACGGCCAGTAATGATAATGCGGTTTACATGCGTGGATGCATGATCGTTTCCATGCTGCGGGCCATGCTGGGCGATACACGGTTTTTCCAGGGATGCAGGGATTATCTTTCTGATCCGTTGCTTGCCTATAAATCCGCAACCACGGCCGACCTGCAGCGGAATATGGAGAACCAGTTATTTGGAGTGGACCTTACACCTTTCTTCAATGCATGGGTGAATGGTTCAGGAACCCCGAGCTATACCGGTAACTACTTCATCTCCGGGAAAAAGATCCAGTTCAGGTTAACACAAACAAGAAACCCGGTTGGTAATCCCTTTATGCCCATGCCGGTGGTGATAAAAATAGCAAATGCTGCAGGCACCTACGACACCAGCGTGGTCATCTACCATCATTCTGCTTCGCAACTGGCATACGCAGGAACCTGGGAGGGAATAGGAACGATCGGCCAGGATTATATCACGTATGATCTTTCCTTTATTCCGGCTACTATAACTGTTGACCCGGATAATAAAACGATGGCAACCGGGACACTAACAAATGTTGGATCACCCCTGAACAATAACAGCATCAGTTTTTCGGCAACCAAAACAATTACCGGCAACCAGCTGAATCTTCAAATGGCAGCCAGCGAACCGGTGAATAAAGTGATCTTATTAAAAAGTAAAAACGGGACCGATTTTACGGAAGCAGGGTTGATGAACCAGGTAAACAATCAGCCAAACAATTACCGGTTCACCGATGTGCTTCCATATCCGGGCTTTACATTCTACCGGGCTAAGATTTATTCCGGCGGAAATGTACAATACTCAACGATCATAAAAGTGCAGGAAAAAATAAATAATACCATTACAATATCACCAAACCCCGCGACCGATGTGGTAAATGTGAGTTTTACCAATAATGCAGCAATCGGAAAAGTAATTGTACGTGTGATTAACCCTGAGGGAAAACTGGTGATGGAATCGGCAACGAATAATAGTTTTATACATTTTGATATAAGCAATTTACCGGCAGGTATTTATTTGGCCCAGGCAGTACAAAACGGCCAGATTTTTGCTGCTAATAAGTTCTTAGTACATCATTGA